In Flavobacterium gelatinilyticum, a genomic segment contains:
- a CDS encoding DUF1963 domain-containing protein codes for MKKEIFDIIELRPATKHYYGDSLKMPEILLEDGLLVKAGTLDIPLGHSRYGGPIADLPKDFEYPKDLRFAAQLDLKQIAPQDVSGLLPKTGHLFFFADIIEDKGLVVYANIDNNELVRVVKDHDDNFFEGVLIKEAFASTEKLSSRYREPEDEYEEEDANEEGILWDFFEGSETSKIFGIFTHCQMQEEQILEVVNSNKVVLLQIGENGFNDEGVFSVLIDKDDLKALNFSNCEFHWGQS; via the coding sequence ATGAAAAAAGAAATTTTTGATATTATTGAATTACGTCCTGCTACTAAACATTATTATGGAGACAGCCTAAAAATGCCCGAAATACTGTTAGAAGATGGACTGTTGGTAAAAGCAGGAACATTAGATATTCCGCTTGGACATTCCCGTTACGGAGGACCAATTGCGGATCTTCCAAAAGATTTCGAGTACCCAAAAGATCTGCGTTTTGCTGCACAGCTGGATCTCAAACAAATTGCACCGCAAGATGTATCAGGACTTTTACCTAAAACAGGACATTTGTTCTTTTTTGCTGATATTATAGAAGATAAAGGACTGGTTGTTTACGCGAATATCGACAACAATGAGTTAGTACGGGTTGTAAAGGACCACGATGATAATTTTTTTGAAGGAGTTTTGATAAAAGAAGCTTTCGCCTCAACAGAAAAACTTTCCAGCCGTTACCGCGAGCCGGAAGATGAATACGAGGAAGAAGACGCGAATGAAGAAGGCATTCTATGGGATTTTTTCGAAGGAAGCGAAACCTCTAAAATCTTTGGAATTTTTACCCACTGCCAAATGCAGGAAGAACAAATATTAGAAGTAGTAAATTCAAATAAAGTGGTTTTACTGCAAATAGGTGAAAACGGATTTAATGACGAAGGAGTATTTAGCGTTTTAATCGATAAAGACGATTTAAAAGCATTAAATTTTAGTAATTGCGAATTTCATTGGGGACAATCTTAA